aaagtgaagtcactcagtcgcgtccgactctttgcgaccccatggactgtagctcgccaggctcctccatccatgggattttccaggcaagagtactggaatgggttgccatttccttctccagaggatcttcccaacccagggattgaaccccgggtctcacagacactttactgtctgagccaccagggaagccctaatactatgaatactattatataaaatagataagcaacaaggatctactgtatagcacagggaactctactcgatattctgtaataacctaaaagggaaaagaatctgaaaaaaatgtatgtataactgaatcaccatgctgtacacctgaaacaaatacaatattgtaaatcaactatgctccaataaataaatacatgagaaatatttattgtgttcCTGGAGTCATTCTAAATGCTAAAAATCTTCCATGAGCTCCTGATATAACTGAGGATTGCATGTTAGAAAGAGAGAagtagggacctccctggtggtccagtggttaagaccgtGCCTCCATGgtgatgggttcaatccctgattggggaactaacaGCTTGCAttataagaatgaaattaaaGGCAACTTTCTCTCAGAGTTCACCCTTGTGTATATCCACATGTAccccttttcattttctcaggaggaaaaaaaaaaaaaaaaagaatgaaattagaacactctctaacaccatacacaaaaacaaactcagaatggattaaagacctaaatgtaaggccgcATACTATagaattcttagaggaaaacatgggcagaacactctctgacataaattgcagcaatatcttttttgacccacctcttaaagtaataaaaatagaaaaaaatgaacaaatggcaCCTAATTAAACCCAAAAGCTTTTGTCCAGCAagagaaaccataaataaaatgaaaaagcaacctatagaatggaagaaaatatttgcaaagagatggacaaggGATAAATCTCCCAAATATACAAACAGCCCACGCAgctcaacaacaaacaaaaaatacaatcgaaaaatgggcagaagatctaaatagacatttctccaaagaagacatgcagatggccaacaaacacatgaaaagatactcaacatcactaattattagatgcaaatcaaaactacaatgaagtatcacctcacaccaggcagaatgaccatcatctaaacatctacaaataataaaagctggagagggtgtggaggaaaaagaatcctcttacactgttggtaggaatgtacattggtgcagccacaatggagaacagtacagaggttccttaaaaaactgaaaataacctGTTTGGGAAAAGCATCTTGTGAACTTGTTTGGAAATCAGTGATTCTTAGAAGATGGCTGCTCTAAATCTACACATCCTGCATTTCAGTTGCAACATTTCCAGCCTCCAGCTAACCCTTCTCACTTCAGACTGGCCCCCACAGTCCAAACTGGCTGTGGCAAATCTATCCTGTTACTGTTTGGTCTGAATTCAGTGGGTTTTTGTACACAGACTCCCTCAGTTTGTCTCAAGTCTGAAGTCAAAGGGAGATTCTGTCAGCAACCAAGGACTTCTGTTCAGTCCTGAGTGGCATGTTTTTCCTCCAATTTCAGGGTTTGTCTCTAAACTTTTGCTCCTAAGTGTATAGATTGTCTAATTGTTGGGTACATTGTGCAGTGTTAAATACACTGCACCCTTAAAGCTGTACGtccattttatctttatttcaaaaatctGAGCACATGGCTAGCAGATACTTGAATTCATTGTTAgtgaaatttaaatgttaataaaatagcatattccccccaccaaaaaaaaactataagtagcgctaccatatgatccagcaatcccactcctgggcatatacctggaaaaaaactgtaatttgaaaagacacatggcaccccagtattcattgaagcactatttgcaatagccaggacacggaagcaacccaaGGGTCCATTGACagagtaatggataaagaagatgtggtgcacatatacaataaaaaagaatgagatactgccatttgcagcaacatggatggacctagagaccgtCATGCTgtgtgaagtgagtcagagaatGACACATGATATCACTACATGTGAagtctaaaaaaatggtacaaatgaacttatttacaaaacagaaacagtgttaCAGACATAGATAAtaatcttatggttaccaggagggaCAGGGACAGGGATAAACTGAGAGATtgcaattaacatatacacactattatatataaaattttgagcattactttactagcgtgtgagatgagtgcaattgtgcggtagtttgagcattctttggcattgcctttctttgggattggaatgaaaactgaccttttccagtcctgtggccactgtgagttttccaaataatatagataactaataaggatctactgtacagcacaagaaaCTCATTATTCTGttatctatatgggaaaagaatctaaaaaagagtggatatatgtatatataactgattcactttgctgcacagcagaaagtaacacaatactaaatcaactatattccaataaaaatttttttaaagagggaaaaaagaaagagacaggtACTTTTTCATGTAAGTACCTTGTGTTCACAGATTGTACTGAAGAGCAATTGTTCTGAGACGTGAAGACACATTCTCCCCATATGTGGTTTGCTGCCTAGGGCAATGCTTTTCAAGTCTCTGcatatttctctatttctgatcccatttcttaaatttattttttaattggagtatgattgctttacaatgctgtgttggtttctaccatacaaaaGCGTGAATCAGCTGGTCCCATTTTTCTTGACAGGAAATCTCACAACTCTAAAGTCAGCATTGCTTTCAGTAGACAAAGATAACAACAGCTACTATTTATTGAggagttattattttatttaagcactacaagaaaaacaaagaagggaaTGCCCTTTCCATTTTGCAAacacagaaactgaggctcagagaattcaAGCACCTTGAGTAAGTTCACAAAGTTTGAAAAACAGGTCTGGAATTCCAACCTTTGTATATCTGAACTCAGGTCTGTGGGATTTCTACCTCTgcccaaaagggaaaaaaaaaaaaaaaaattcttaatagaGAATTGACACAAATTCTGATAAGTAACTCCCTTGAACTTTGCCTCTCTAGGCTAAACAAACACCGTCAATCCatctttttaagatttgtttagAGACACCCTCTCCACTCTGGTCACTGTCTTCAAGACCTACTTGAGTTCATCAAAGGTCTTACTGAGGCCAGAAAAAAACGCAGTGCTCCAGTTGTGTCTAAAATGAGCAGGAAGGACTGCTTACCTCCCTTAGAAGAGAAACTATGCTGGGAAACAATCAAGGTTGAGTTCAGAGCACAGCACTCTGCATGAGGGTTCCCGACACACAGGAGAGCTTAGACCtgcatcaccaccaccagctGTGATGTTAACACTTAGACCTTGGCTGTCATACAGCTCTGCATTCAACACATCTCTGTACCCAAGCAGGTCTTCCTGCAGCCCCGACCCCTGTGCAGTTCATCCAGGGGGACACACTGGACACTCGACGGCTCTGGCTTATCCTGTTCTGGGCTCTGCTCCTGCTGACGTCCTGCAGGGCCACATTTTCACACTGAAAACAGAGAACAAGGCAAACAGCATTCATTCCATTCTCTTTCCAGCTCTGGCTCTTCTCTTACCTCTCCCCGCCCTTAAATTTCTAActctaaaatgttattttcccTACAACATGCCACTCCTTTTTCAGTTCTTATTATGTGTGtttctcaacaacaacaaaaaaaggagggTGGGAGAATTAAATTGTTTGGCAAAAACATGAAAACATGAGCGTGATTAAGAAAGTGTCAGGTTCAGCAGAGCAAACCCATATACTTTCTTCTATACAATCTCTCCTGATGGCCCCCTACCCCAGCAATTTCTGCCTCCTCTAGCTTATGTTACATGACCCCTGAGGACAGGGACCTTTACCTAGAAAATTACACCTCTGCCACACTAGATCATCAAATGCTACCTTTGTTTGGGTTAGTGCTAACATTATCTGAAGGCTGGGATCTTTCAAATCATTAGTGCTGGAGCTTTCAGCAAGGCCACCTGAAGATTACCCTAACAACACACCACATCAGTCCAACCTTCCTGGCAGCAGGTGTCTTAGTACAACAGGTAATGTTCTAAGGCCAAGGGTGAAGTTTGATAAGTGCTCATTATAACAAAGGAGTGGAAACTAAAAGAAATGATCACATCTGAAAACAAGCTTTGGGATCTTGTCATGATAGtaaccatggacagaagagcctggtggtcgcAAacagtcgcacacgactgaagcagctgagcacacacaaaccTTTGGGTCACTATTGTGGGATCCTGGGATCTCtctgtaaaaacaaaaccaaatcaaaCAAGATTTGCTTCATTAGGTATGGAAAAGGTTTATCCAGTAATACAATTCATAGTGTAAATCAATGCTTTCTCAAAGTAAACTGCACTTCTAATTTTGGACTAAATATGTGAACATATGGAATACTTTTACAGGTCATGCATGTTAAGAGCAGTTAAGAGAGAACTGAAATCCACATGGTCTGTAGAAGTGGCTATCACAGTGTGGAAGTCTAGGACTTGGGTTTCCTGCTTAGCCCTTCTCTACACTTTATACCCTGGCTCTGGGACCTGCGGCAAGCTGCTCGCTGTGGTTctgtttttctcatctctaaaatgatgGCATTCGATTTCATGACATCTAATATCATTTCTAACTGTGAAAATTCTGTTTCTAAACTATTCTTATTCCAAGAGAGAgggatttcattttcacttctgcaCATCTTTAATTTTAGCTGAACTCATGCCTAGAAATGGCTCCAGAAAAAGATAAAgtactttctttctctatttatATACATAGAAAATGTCTATTATCAATGTtccctgggtttagaaaagtcaTTTTTACTATGCCTTTTAACTTCTCAGGATTTCTAAGATTAGAACCCATGACGTGAAGTTAAAATAAGCTCATTAAAGATAGATTGACTTATTCTTTCACCTAGTATTTTTCCTCTGTCAATGTCTTCTGATAAATAACCTTGGGAAATCATTTGAAGAGATGAAACACCCTGTCCTATTGTCCCGGCTTCTTTGTGTAGATGATgacaaggttttttttaaaaggcatgttCAATAAACTGTGTGTACGTGAACAGCTTTGAATTCGTTTTTCAGTTTCAATTCTCTTCTAACGTTTACTGTAAACAGCAGAGACACCAGAATTCTCATCAAAGTTATGAGCCAAAACAAATGATCAGGTTACACCTGTTCAGCTTACACTACCTTGGAAACCAATAGACTCCATTTTCCTCAGCTTAAAACACCATTCCCTCTCAGGGAAATAATATAATCAACTCATGGTTTTTAAATTGAATGACCGGATTTCTTCTTAATCTTCACATCTGTGTCAAGAGGTAAGTTAAGCTTATTTCTCCTGTGGtaagatttgtttatttaatgGGAAGGTAAGCTACTTATTGTAATTGAGTAGTCATTCCCTCTTTCCCTTTAGGAAGGAATCCTAATTACtgtattacaaacctagacaaacTGCTTTGCAGTTTTGTGTTGCATCACAGGTGCCCTTTCTGGATGAGCTGCTTCTTAAGTAAAGTTGCCCATTTGGAACGTGGAGGTGACAAGGGTTTTGGGAGGCTCTGGCCAGGGCAGAAGCCTGGCAGGAAAATGGGACATTGGCTGATGTAAGTGGGGTAATGGGGGCACAGAGGCACAGCCCAGGACCTTTCAGTGGCCTTTTCTGTGTGGCCTGAGGACAACCTTTGCACTGTTCCTATGAGGGGATACTCTGAAAGTGTCAACACTTTTATTCATATAGGAAAGTGAAGTAGCAGACAAGTCCTGTGTACGGACATGTGTCAGCCTGGGTGGGTTCTGTTCGCCTCAGTGCTGCTCGTAGACCCTCACTATTGACACGTTTTTAGTATACTGTGATTGATaggtacaaaaaataaaatgagctgtaaaataattttacaccTAACTTACAGGCTCATCTTTAGACttacaactttaaaatatatatatttatatggctgcactaggtcttagttccctgaccagggattaaacccaggcctgctgcactgggagcacagacttttagccactggaccaccagggaagtccctgaacttaCGACTTTCATGAGGCTATATTTACCAAAGGAAAATCAAACATCACAAAACCAATAAATTAAAGTTTAGTGGacaaaagacatcattttgcctgAAATAAAATTGCTACTCATTGAGAGAATGAGATTCTGACTGTAGAGTCCTTGCAATGGGCCTGCCCAACAGCAGGGCAGTCCTGGCTGCTTCTCCCATCGCTGGTCCCCACTCTAGCGACCAGCACCTTGGTTCCCGTTACCCTCCCCGCTGCTTCCTGTGGCCTTCCGTTGAGCACAACCCATCCTGTGCTGTTGCTCACAAGCCTAGATGATTAAAGTTCTGCAACTTTTTGTTCCAAGATGCTTTAAAACACACTTTAAATATCAGAGGTCAACAAACATTTGCTGCAAAAGGCCTGAGAgttaatattttaggctttgagaGCTGTTATATCTCGGTTGCAACTACTCAAGTGTGCTGTTTTGGCATGAAAGTGCCCAACAACAGTAGTAAATGAATGGGCATGACTGTCTcccaaaactttatttacagaacagGTGGTGGACTGGATTTGGCCAGAAGGCTTTGTAGTCTGCCGGACACTGGTAAATACGAGCGCTGAGAGCCTGGGGCAGCCTGGGTTATGAGCTGGTTGTCCAGCGttgcttctgtttgtttgtttaaagatcCTAGACCAAAggcacacacattcatacacttCTCACACACCCTTGAGAATCTAACAACAGGCCTTCAGGGGCCACAGATCTTGAGCTGAGAAAATCTCTGGGGGATTTTTCCAAGCAGGCATctctaaaaatgaaatactttataTTCAAACAAGAGGTTATAGAGTTCACACACGTCAGGAGGTCCTATGGGTCTCAGAGGTGGAAAAAGGCCCTTGAGAGGAAGCTTTTCTTTAGGGGTTAAATGATTCGTGTGCAAAGTAGGACAGAAACCAGCTTCAGGGGGAACTGGAGACCCGTCCTGCAGTTTCTGCTGCTGGACTTCCACCTGATTGCTGGGAGTTGTAGACAAGCCTCTTCCCcctctgtgtttcagtttctttatcactgcactgAGGGTCCTACTGTACACTGCCAACTACAGAGGATTGGGCAGGGGACAGACGAGATGCTGTGAGATGTTTTGGAAATAGTCAAGCCCTATCCAAGGATAATAATATCCAAGGTGTTATTATTACTGAGAAGGGAAAGCAGCTGGGCACGGAGGCTGATGATGTTGTCCTTGGTAATGATGGAGCAGGTCCCTGGCTTCCAGCAGTGCCAGGGTTTCTTGAACAGTGCCATCTGGAGCCCTGGGAGGGCACTTGGCTTGCTGATGCCTGAACCACACAAGAAGCCTCCCGTGTGGGAAGTTGCTAGCATAGCAAAGGCTCATCCTGCAATAAGAGAAGGATGGGAAGGCTGGTACTCAGGCCAAATGTTCAGAAGTTCGGGTGTATAGTTAGTTCACCCCAAGCGGAGTCAGCTTTAAGGGACTCATCCACAAGGGACTCATCCAGATTAACCAAGCCCTGGGAAGCCTGATTTATAAAGTGCCTCTCCAGGGACTGGAACTCCTGTATCTAATGTCAGGAAAACTTCTTTGGATAGCTTAAGGAGTCTTGGCAAGGACATGATTACTCAGAAGGTCACTTGGAGTAGTGAGATGCAAATGATTGTGATGGACATTTACTCCAGAGATGCCAGATGCATTAGCCCTCCTTGCTCTGCCAGGTGGTTAATGGAACTCATTTTCTGAACCTAAGACTTGCACATGTTCTCAGTAGCTCTGACAACAGCGCAGCACGTTTGCAGTGGGGGTTGTCTCAGAAAATCCAGTATCCTTGGCTGCAGGAGAATAGTGTCCACACATTTCAGTATTCTCTCCATGTAGAGAGCCGTGTAGACACTGAGCAGGTAGGTATATGTCATTTTAGGTCATTTCTGCTCACCCATCTTTCACACAGAGCTCTAGTCCCTTGTGAATCTTTGCTGCTCTATCATGATGCCAGTCACAGGACCACACGATTGACTGTCTTCCGTTTCTTTCTTTACTTCCCACTTTACTCAGGTACCCTCTGGTTGCTATGAAATTCCCAATTCTTACCTTGCTGTTTGAAGTCCTGCATACTCCTACTCCTTGTTATCTACCAACATTCTAGTACTTTCCAGCATATCCCAGGAATACAGGACAGATGATCTCTTTGGTGTGGGTTTCTTCTATAAAGAGCTAATCCTTTTCCATAATGGTTTTTACTCATTTCACACTCAAAGGAGGTATTTGTCTCCAAATTCTGAGTTACTTAATTTATCCTGGCTATACTCTCACTCCAGGGTGTCATGTTTTATGGAGGGCTATGattccattaatttttctttttttaaaatctcattttttattaaaaaaaaaaaaacagatttaggattttgtaagaaactactgttcttttttttaaatcagtcaaGTACTAcagtaatgaaataaataaataagatttttaaaaattcaatgtttacagacatatttatttaaaatggctAAATTAGAAGACATTGAATAATGCTGATACACATCAGGAAGGGATTAGGCAAGTAAAGGCACATCATTTCATCACAAGAAATAAAGACCAGTTGGAAGTTAATGACCCACCGAAGCTCTAGGTCTGTGGTAGTTTTCCTAACTCCAGAGGGTTGTTATGGTGGAACCTTCCTTATGGTACTTAGCTGAAACAGATAGCAACTGGAAAATTTTACTCAGTGACCTCAATGTATTGTTAAAATAGAAAGCACTCTTTCATTAAGTCCAGTGTGTGAGGAGGGAAGGAACAAAAGTCTAAAATGGTTTGGTGATACTGGAAATCCTATTGAcatattaaagattaaaaaaaaaaaagtaaaaaaggttAATCCTTTTGTCTGGATGAATCAGTTCGTAGAACCTTAGAATAGCTGGTGGAGGATTTTGAGTTTTATGGtttttgcaacccactccagtattcttgcctggagaattcccatggacagaggagcctggggggctatagtccatagggtaacaaagagttggacacgactgaaacaacttaacaCAAATGTACGCACGGTTTTAGCTCTTTAGGCCATcagtccattttgagttcatttttttaatggtgtgAGGAAgtgatccaatttcattctttcacatgtggaAATATGATTGTTCTCACACCTTCTTCCCACTCTCACTTTTAATTGAGATCAAATGTTTGGGGgaaatttctaattttcaaaattattccttATATTAGAATACtgaacattttacttttaaaaaaaattggagtttTCCAAACTAAAATTCCTGTGCAGTAAACTGCTGCTTCTTAAGGGAAAGGAGAAAGTCACAGGATAATTTGTACATTAGAAATGATAAGTGGAGACTCTTCAAAAATTGGGAGCAATACTTAGTGATTTAAGAAAAGGGATAAATTAAAgaccctttttaaaattaaggaggTGATCTACATTATTAAGAGATTAAAATGTTGAGCTGATGACTTCACAGCTTTCAAATGCTCAAAAGGGCTATTGGGAGATTCCTATTACCCATATTCATAGGAACAGAGCTAGAGGAGAAAAAATGCATTTACCTTGCAATTGGAAAGATTTCACTTAGACATCAATAAAATGGCAAAACTAAAAATCATAATGATAATGCTTACTGAGTACCTAACATGGGTCAGTCTCTGTTTTCAGTCCCATGAGGGAAGTACTGTCCGCATCAGAGATGAACTTGGACTTGAACCCAAGGGGTCCAACACTGTGCCCAGGCTCTTATCCACAGTGCAAAAGCACCCTCGTGTAAAGTGGGTGTTAGAAcacccctccctcctgagaaaactTGCCTTTCTACCAGCAGAGAGATTCAAAATAGGATGGACATTAGTCAGATGATACTCAAAATCCCGGCACTTTTGATGGCAGCAGTCTTCTGATTCTATTTAAACACTGATCACTTTCTTACTACTTTTGGAAAAACAGGAAGATAATCTCTTAACCTTTATCCCTTCTCCAAAATGTCCAACAGGCTACTTTTAAACGTTTTGCAACATTACATAAACATCCTCCTGAGTAACATGGACAAATGCCCAGTGACACATGTCATAGGAAACATAATatccccctttcccctttttAATCTCTGAGGCTTTGTTTTAATAATTCATGGAGATGTTAACCTTTGAGGTGGATTTGAGAATCCTTTTTATTTAATGCAATTTTGTTTGTGTTCTGAAGCCAAGGACATTGAAGTATTTTATTCCCTACTGAATAGGGCATTGTGTAcctgtgtctttgttttttctgAAAACACCTCTTAACTTTCATACATCTCCTTGGGGCTCTAGCACAAGGGCTCATTACATATTGTTCCCTCTGGAAGAGACCATGTGATGTGCTCTGATAGGAATGTTGTTGCCACAACATCCCCATTTTCTTAACCCCCTGGTTTCCCTTACATCGTCATTTGCATGATACTCCCTTAGCTGAGtctatagagaaagcaagaagtAATTCATCTTTGTAATTGGAGATAGAACCTGAAGTGGCAAGATTTTCACCTGAGAAATAACGCAGTATCTTAGTAGCAGACCTGGAGCTCCAGTCCATATATTTTGATTGTGGTAGAGAGTTAAGACCAAtggttttttggtgtgttttttttgtttttttttttttgtgagcctggcagatgactttatttttcagagtctgctttctcatctgaaaaaacactaccaccaccaccacagacaGACAAAACCCCGCCTCTCTGGGGTGACTGTGAGAGATCAACTCAAAAGACTGCTAAACAGAGAGTGCTGAGCACTCTGTGGGCCCAACACACAAATCAGGGCCCAGACCAGAGTTCAGTTCTACAGCAAGATGGAAGCAGAGTGCAAGAAAGACCATGTCACCACGATGACAGCTTCCCATCTGCTTTTACAGGGAAGAGAGCAGAAGAGGTGGAGAGGGGAGCAAGAGAACTGAGCAGCACAGACAGCGTACTAGGAGGGGAGGGATACATTAGGCGttggggattaacagatacacatagCTATACGTAAAACAGCTGAGTAATGAGGATtaactgcatagcacagggaactctactcagtatcttgtaataacatataatggaaaacaacctgaaaaaaacacataactgaatcactttgccatataccTGAAACCAAAGCAATGTTTTAAATCTACtacgtgtgctgtgcttagtcactcagttgtgtctttgcgaccccatggactgtagcccaccaggctcctctgttcattgggattctccaggcaagaatactggagtggatcgccatgcccccttccagggaatcttcccaacccagggatagaacccagttctcctgcattgcaggcagattctttactgtctgagccaccagggaagcccaaatctactgtacttcaattaaaaaaaaaaaaagaacattatacaaagagagagagaagatggcaTGTGAAGGTTATCTGAAGGTACCCAGGTCACCTAGGGGGTCACATCTAATTCTTTCCAGCTCAGCCACAGAGCCCAACCACCCTGAGAGAGAAGTCATAAATTAGAAGGATTTGTTTGGAGATGGGGTAGTCTGGGTGACCAAACAAATTCCAAATCAAACTGGACATAGGATCATTTATGTCCTGTAGACCAGCTGTGTCATCTCCTTGTATGAAAGCGAGGATATCCTATGGGATTCTTAGAGAGCCCTCAATATCCAGGGTTGTAATAATGCAAAATGTCAATTCCATAACCAACAGGTAAGGTAGCAGAAACAATCAATGGAATCAAGATAAATGAATCATGAGGGATTTTCTTTTGCAGAATCTTGCCTTCTTTGGAATCTCAGCCATGAGTTGGATGTTCCTCAGAGACCTCTTGAGTGGAGTAAATAAATACTCCATGGGGATTGGGCGGATCTGGCTGGCTGTCGTGTTCATCTTCCGTTTGCTGGTCTACATGGTGGCGGCAGAACACGTGTGGAAAGAAGAGCAGAAAGAGTTTGAGTGCAACGTTAGACAACCCGGTTGTGAAAATGTGTGTTTTGACTacttcttccccatctcccaggtCAGACTTTGGGCCTTACAACTAATCATGGTCTCCACGCCTTCACTGCTGGTGGTTCTACATGTAGCCTATCGTGAGGGTAgagagaaaaggcacaggaagaaACTCTATGTCAGCCCAGGCACCATGGGTGGGGGCCTGTGGTACACGTACCTTATCAGCCTCATGGTTAAAACCGGTTTCGAAATTGGCTTCCTGGTTTTATTTTACAAGCTATATGATGGCTTTCATGTTCCCTACCTCCTGAAGTGTGATCTGAAGCCCTGCCCCAATACTGTGGATTGCTTTGTCTCCAAACCCACAGAGAAAACGATTTTCATCCTCTTCCTGGTCGTGACTTCATGCCTGTGCATTGTGTTGAATGTCACTGAACTGAGCTTTTTGGTCCTCAAGTGTTTTATTAAGTGCTGCCTCCAAAAATACTCTAAAAGACTCAAGTCCTCCACGTGTGAATGCCACAACCTCAAGTATGTTACATGTGCTGAGATAGGGGCCCCTCCCCTGCTCCAGAAGCACTCTTCAGACTTGGCCACAAGCATAGCCCA
The genomic region above belongs to Bos indicus isolate NIAB-ARS_2022 breed Sahiwal x Tharparkar chromosome 9, NIAB-ARS_B.indTharparkar_mat_pri_1.0, whole genome shotgun sequence and contains:
- the GJB7 gene encoding gap junction beta-7 protein, encoding MSWMFLRDLLSGVNKYSMGIGRIWLAVVFIFRLLVYMVAAEHVWKEEQKEFECNVRQPGCENVCFDYFFPISQVRLWALQLIMVSTPSLLVVLHVAYREGREKRHRKKLYVSPGTMGGGLWYTYLISLMVKTGFEIGFLVLFYKLYDGFHVPYLLKCDLKPCPNTVDCFVSKPTEKTIFILFLVVTSCLCIVLNVTELSFLVLKCFIKCCLQKYSKRLKSSTCECHNLKYVTCAEIGAPPLLQKHSSDLATSIAQGGETKLLCDTQEA